A stretch of DNA from Malaclemys terrapin pileata isolate rMalTer1 chromosome 19, rMalTer1.hap1, whole genome shotgun sequence:
AACCTCCATAATGTGCAGCATGGTTGATGTGGTGAAGGTTTTTACGTTGCTGTTTCACTGTGTACATTCCTTATCTCTAGCTGGGCTAGTTACTTAGGCAGCCACCGCAGGGTGGAATTTCTTGCTTGCCACAAGCGGGTGGGGTTTCAACTGAAGGCCTTGTGTATGAGCCACCGAAAAGATAAGAATAGCTATAAATGTTTGATCACTCGGAGGTGGGAATTCttagaaagattaaaagaaaaacaatggagTATTCAGTAGGTTACATGCTATAAAAGTTTAACAAGCCCACTTCTGTACCTGCTTTAATGAGCTGATTTAGTTAGATCATTAAACTAATGGGTGGAGACGGTGCTGAATGCTGAGAGAAGAAATTGTACAAACTGTACTGAAAATAACAGCCAATGGGTCACTACATCCTGCAAATCTGCAGGAGTCAATGGAATTAtcatagggatgaatttggccctttgtatgCTATTTTCccactattattttattattatgttaTTCCCCCACAATGATGTGTGTGCGTGCATAAGTATTACCACGTGTATGTTTCAGTCTGCCTATCATTTAATATTACTTAGAAATGATCTTCTAGACCACCTACTTACAGTATGTGACCAAGCTTACAAAGAAGAGAAAAACCAGCTTTCTATGTGGGGATGCTGCTGCAAAAACATCCCAGTATGCAATACGGCTatcaagagagagagattatctTAAACTTGGGATGGAATTTATATTCTTGAGTTTACTGCACTGTTCTGGGGCAAAGAATCGACCCCCTGGCATCACTGCACGCTGGGATGTTTTTGTAGTAGCATCACCACAGAGAGCTGACATTTCTTTCTACCCTGGGTCACATACTGTAAGTAGCTACATTAGCCCAGCCCTTCGAACAATTTTCACTCTTTTGGATTTTCCAGGCCCCCGCTAACATTAATCCAAAGATAAAATGGAGATGGACTTGAGGGCAACAAAGAAACTGCAATGCAATTTGTCCATGCAGCAGAAAAGTACTCACTGCAGATGATTTTTCCATCGCTGATGCTGAACTTCTATTTCGTCAGTACCGGCTTAAAgttcttttctctttgtttgcctTAACAGCAGTCAGGGATATAGCAGCACCTTGAGGgagaaacatacaaaaatcaggCCTGGGTCACAAAGTTTCAAAATTTTCTCTACACTGCATTATATACGAGAGTTGGGATATTTTACTCTTGTCATCTCACACCTTCTCCCCCTAACTCAACCCTAAACTGGAGAAAAAGGTTAAATAAGTCTTATAGGGAAAAGGCCACCATCAGGTAAAGCAAAATGAATACCCAAGACAACCACAATTCACATGCCTTACCACCCAAACCCCACTATACCCAAATACAGTTATATACTTGTCGTCTGCACAATAAACCCTCTTTCAGTGCCAGCATACAAGTACCCATGATGCACACATCCAGTCCCTCAGTTAAAGTTAGACACTTTACCCTCTTACCCCCCACCTTTTTGGTTAGACTTTTAAAGTGACAGCACGCCTCCTAGTAGAGTATCTTAAATTTGCTAAGGTTAGAGTTAAGCTTGTGCCCTTGAATATGATTGTGAAGAATAGAGGTTTCAGACAGTGACCAGTATCAGatatttcagaggaaggtacaaaaaACCCATAAGGGACAATTACAAAATAACCTGCCCAtaagggaaatttcttcctgaccccagacaGATAGTAGCTGGCTCTTGTCCAGAAAAGTGTTTTCTGTAGCTAGACAGAATTTTATGCTTCTCCTTTCAGTAACATCTAGTGCAGTTTCCTTTCCACTTAATGCACAGTAACATCCGTAATAGGAAAACATGACATTTCCCAGTAGcagctttaatcattttgttaaaCTCCAAAGCACTCCCATGTGCCATGCTGACATCTGCAAAAGAACAAAGGGAAACATTAAATTCACtggaagggagggaaatgttCCCTTTATAGGACTAGGACCAATGTTCAAAATGATTAAGCAGAAGAGATATAGGTAAATTGCAAAGCTtaacaaaaatagtttaaaatcccAGAGCAATAGCAAAATGTATGTGTAGTCTGGGAAGTTACCAACAAACACAAGCTCAGACGGAATCTTTGTAAATCAGTTTCCTCTTTACTTACCTGCTAGGATCTGCGTTCAGGATTCTACATCGGCACTGGTGTTGCAGATGCTGATGGCATATAAAATAACAGTTCCTTTCTCTGGTTTAGGTGCTTGTGATATTAGCAATTATTGTAGTGAAAACACAGAACCCTAGACATAGGAACCACCAGTGAAATGGAATTTACTGCTTTCCCTTTAAAATTAACTGTACCAATCTTTAGGTTCTTCATAAAGCTTTTAGCAAAAGCTTTGCAGCCCTTTGAGAAAGGCATAACCCAGAGATCTGTGCACAAGATGGAGACCCAGGAACTCGGACACTGAAACATCcagcgaccttgggcaagtcacatggggccagattttaaGACGTGttaagcacccacagctcccagggaaTTTAAAAAGGAGCTATGGGTTTTCAGCAGTTGCTTAAATCAAGCCCTTAAAATTTGCCTCAGTAGCCTCATCTATAAAAATGGCAATAAAAACACCTACTTCCCAAGGTGTAGAGAAGACTATAGCACTAAGTATTAAGAAGAATAATGATTAGTTCATCTTAAAAAGAAAACCCGATGTGAATTTTGTAAGCTGAAGCATGGGGACTACAGGTATCTGGGAGCTCATATACGTTCCAGTTTGAAAGACACTCTTATATTCACAGCAGGCAACAAACACAGCAAATATCAACAGGCTATTCATCTCTATAATGGACCTGAAAATAGAGACCAAACAAAATCAAACCTTCTCTTCAAAGGTGTATCTACTCGAAACCATTAACCCAGAGTTTAAATAATATTTGGGACAGTTTATTATTCCATTGACAACTGATAAAAGATCCTTTCAACACAGCAAGCAAACAGTGGTGTTAAATCTAAACATTTGTGTGCAGGAGATGTCAAAGTGAAGATGCCTGCTTAAGGATGATCAGTAAATTTGAATATGACAAGCATTCTGAGATGCTTTGATCTGACACATTATTGTAAGCTGTTTGTTGGTAAGCAATATTTCCTCATTTATGTTTAGTGCGCCAATACACCTTGATCTTCTCACACTGGTTGGGTAGATGTCCCAGTTTATCTGTGTTTCTCTTCTCTACCTATTTGTTGCTCCTTACTAGGAGACCCGATCTCTTTTATTCAGAGATGTATGTTTGTTAATGGGTAAAGCATTTGGTTAACATGAAacatttacaaagaaaaaagaaaatacagagaTATCAAAATGTCAATAACATCGAACAGATGCTTCTTTGCGCAGCGCAGCTGTAAAACATATTGAGTCAGATATCATTTGCATAACCTGAGCAATGGTAAAAAGACACAACTTTAAAAACATACACTGCACAGTCATACCCACCCTTACAAAACAAGTGGAAGATGCAAAACAAAGCTAGCTGATCAACCAACCCGCTGACTGTACTTTATCAGACATGACGAAGGTTAAAGAGACACAGACAAGTACCTCCAGGTCTCAAAACTGAAGGTGTGCTGCAGTTTttcaacgtttttttttttttaaagggttgagcttaatttttttcagttacacAAGTGTAAGTCAAGAATAACATAATCAAACTCAatagaattacaccagtgtaaaactggtatgaacgagaggagaatTAACCCTAACCCTACGGTCCTTATTCTGATACCCTTCTCTGCATCAGCTTACACTGTGGATAGTCCCAATGAACTCCACGGGACTACTTGTGTAAATAAGAGATTATTCAAGATAACTAAGAGTGGCAGAACTAACCCCTTGAAATTTACACAGACCTTGCttaggtaaaactcccattgacttcagtgggagtttgtctTAGTAAATCCTCCAAAGAAACTGAGTGAAAACTGAACACCatatcctgagctggtgtaaatggagcTGAGAACCTGGTCTTGAGCGAGAACTTCAGGTTTGGGCCCCAGATGAAGAGACATGtgttttcaattgtttttaatgtaaatgaaaagatTTCAATTGGGATTGAAAACATTTCCCGTCATACTGGAAAGCCAAACAATGGTATTGTGGTAATGCCGAGGGGTTCTATTCTTTCCGCACAGGATACAAGGAATGAGGGTTACTCATAGCAAGCTGCAGCAGAACATGGTCCCATAAAATAAACCTGCTCTTTAATGTGAAATCTTTGTAGATGAATAAGAAAGTAACAGGtggccaaattcaacccagctgTAAAACTTCAGACTTCAGTTTGGCCCACTGTGTGTTAATTCTTAATAGCAAAACATACGATTTCATAACTGAAGCCAAAACACTACCATTTGTCTTTACACTGTTGTATGTTCTTCATTTGATTGTTTGAAGATTTTACTTCTTTTTCCCCCTGGAGTATCCTTGACCTGTCCTATTATCAGGGTTAAGGAGGGAGTGATCTCTCAAACAGtcacttaaaacatttttttttttaaaacagatttaactTTCTCACTAAAGTCTGAGATAAGCATTCTGAATTTAATATTACCTTGTTACTACTCTACATATTATTTTCCTGGCTAGAGATTTTTAAATCTCAGCTCAGATTTCAAAGTTAATGGGTCATATCCTCAGGTAGTACAAGTCGGCATAGCACTTTttgcttcaatggagctatgacaatttacattaGCCGAGGTCCTGGCACAATATTTAACATAGGAGAACTTGGTTTTTAATGGCTATATATTACATTCAAATACAAAGAATGAGGCTTCCACAATTCTAAAAAGGGCTGTTCTTTTATGGAGGTCCAAACtcaaaacttaaaaataattcaGAACATTTAGAGATGTTATACAGCCTCGGAGAAAAATcaatatataatatattatacCAAGCCTGAcaataaacttaaaaaaattaagtatattTTCCATCTTAGAAGATCCTTTTACTTTGGACCCCTGACAATTCTTTTACAACAGCAAAAGCCACACCAACATTGTGGTCTAGATcaaatgctatttcttttcctTAGTTGTTCTTGTGCATTATTTTCTTTAGATCTGTGCTTACTTTTGGTTGTTTTGTGGTGGTGACTTGTGCTTTCAGGGCGAAGTTTTGTTAGTGGTCCCAATTCCCCATTGCCTTGCAACTTGTGACGAGAGTTACTTTAAACTGACTGTAAAATGCTCCCATCCTGATTCTGAAGTATCTCACACTCCCTTTTCCTAGGTGTCAATAATGACACAAGTtaaaaggcaatggagaatcaagcaCAATAACTCTGATATAGATACAGACGTGTGTGTTCCTGATTTGTCTATCCTTCCACATCTGATTTCCTGGATTTCTCTATCCATCTTCTTTAGAAACAGGTTCCTTATTTAGTTCTTCTTTTCCTCTAGCTGTCTCTTTGGTCTCCCCTTCCCTTCTTACTCTTTGGTGATTGATTTTTCAGACCTTTTTACCCTCTGCATAGCTGGCATTACATTTTCAACCCTGGCCATTGTGCAAGTCTGTGAACTATAAACAGAATCCTATTGCAGAGCAGAAACAtctatttttttaagtgacatgTCCTTCTTTgcactgcatattttaaaaagcagcaggtTCTGAAAGACAATCCTGCTGCTCTCCCAAAACCGACAACGGGGTTGGTGCCATCACAACAAACCACACATCAAAATCCAACCTGGTGAAGATCCGTCAACAACATCACTGAGTTGTGATGCAGCACTCCAATGATGGAACAAAGCCATCATTCTGACATGACGCCTAGCAAAGTAGATCTGTTTTGTGGCCCCAAATAATTTTACTCCTGCCTGCATAGTGTGAGATCTGTCTGGTAAGCACTTATTTATATATTCTAGCATCAGGGGTTGCCAACAGAATGGGTCAAAACCAGGTGCATAAACCCCCCACAACTTTAATCCAGCCAAAGCCCGCCTGCTTCctgtagagcagtggtcaccaagccgtcgatcgcgatcgactggtcgatcctggggACTCTACCAGTCGATCACAATCTCCGGGGGTGTAGCagggctgctgctaaggcaggctcccagcctgccgcggtcccatgctgctcccagaagcggccagcacgccCCCGCAAGGAGGGATATTCGTGTGCTGCCCGGCGAGAGGCCGCactccaaccctgagccccctcccaaagccagcaccccaaaccccctcctctacaccaaacccctgccccaggctcagcccagagcctcctcccacactgagaaccccttggccccagcccagagcctgcacccccagcccctgccccagcccggtgaaagtgagtgagggggggggagagcaagcagggtggggctttggggaaggggtggggtagatcctggtttgcccttaaattcaaaaagtgatcttgggcttAAAAACATTGGGGACCACAGCTCTAGGGAGCAACAGATCCTCAAAGACCACTTTGTTTCAATTCCAGTCCCCACAGCTTCCTTCTCAAACCATACCCATCTGCAACCCAAATAATGGTGGAGGGGAAACAGTTACCAGATAATAACACCCTTACCctgcccccaggcctcaccccttcTCTAAggccgaggccctgccccctgcatcccccctcccatccatcgcttgctctgccccaccctcactcactttcactgggctggggcagggggttggagtgcaggagggggtgtgagctctggctggggggtgcaggctttgggggggcagaaatgaagggttcagggggctctgggttggggaaggggggttgcagtgcaggagcagatgagggctccatctgggggtgtgggctctggggtggggatggggatgaggagtttggggtgcaggaggggactcagggatgaggcagggggttgggggtgcaggaagagatgtgcaggcctgggagggagtttgggtgggggcagctcagggctaggggttgaggtgcaggagggggttcagggtgcaggctccaggcaacgcttacctcaggcagctccgaGTAGTGGCCcacatgtccagctcctaggcggagggaccaggtggctctgcgcactgcccgtgcctgcaggtgctgcctctgcagctcccattggccgcggttcccagccaatgggagctgcagaactggcactcagagcgggggcagcatgcaaagCCCAGTGGCTGCttctgtgcctaggagccagacataccagcagcctctgggagctgcggggtgccagggcaggcaggaaaccTCCCTTAGCCCCACTGAGCCACtaaccagacttttagtggcctggtcaccggtgctgactggagccaccagggtcccttttcgacctgctgaaaaccagacgcctggcaccCCTAGATAGCGCCCCCAgcgcgctaggtgctgtacacacctGGACCATGGCCACAAAGGCAGTGCTGGCCCGCTGGGGGCCCTAAGCAGCAATATCCCCCCATAAGAAGAATAAGGGCAGAGGGCACTGAGCAGCCTCCAGGATTTCCCGGGGGGCAGCGTGTCCCTGAGGGGCCGAGCCCCTGCTGCGTTGTGGCTCCCCGGGGGCGTTACCATGGTGACATGGGGCCTGGGAAGGAccctcccagccaggcagggGCCACCCCCCCGAACCCGGGCCAGGACCCTGGTCGCTCCAGAGTGGGCTGGCAGCGGATACCCTTgaattggagggggagggggggtgtacaCTCTAGCCAGCCTTCCCTTCGCTCTCTGTGGTTCGGGGTCAGCTTTGTTCCGGTCACTGCCGGAAGTGGGTGACGGGCGGGGCCGGTTGCCGTGGCAACGCGGGGCTGTTTACCAGCGGGGCTGGGCGAGGGCTGCCGGATGGAGCGGCGCGGAGGTGAGAGACGGGATCAGCCCCGTGTGCAGCCGCGGGCCCTTCTCGGGCCTTCCCTGGGGACTCTGTGCCGGGGGCCCCCTGCACCCCGCCCCGGGGGGGGTCCCCTGCACCCCGTCCCTCCGCCCCGGGGGGCCCCCCTGCATTGCGCCGACCCGACCCTCGCTCGGGACCTGGGTGCCCCCCCCCAGGgattccccctcctttcaggagcCCCCTGGCGACCCAGCCCCTCGCCCGACCAAGCACCCCTGGGATCCGCCCCGCCCCGTTCTGAGCCAGGGCCCGTCCCgctccccacccctggctctggcttgcggggggcgtgggggggacCGTCAGGAGACAGACACTTCTCGGCCTTCCCACCAGCACAAgcgccaaatcctgctcccacgCCCCGGGGTGCCCAGAGGGTgacgggcagggctgggcgggcagTGCCTCTGGGGTGCACCGTGGAGGGTAGATCAACAGCAAGGGGACGTTTCCCAAAGTAGCCACCAGTTCTGAGTGCTCCCCCCCAAACTTGAGCTCCTAAGGGAGGCAGGTGTGACTAGTAGATAGAGCacgggactgggagtcaggggagacctgttcccagctccgccactggcctgctgggtaaccttggccaagtcacttcccctcagGTTCCCCACTgaccctcctttgtaaaatgttgtGTCTGAGCTGATTCAGAGCTTTGCTTTGAGATCAGCTGATGGAAAGTGCTAGCTAAGAGCTGGGGGGTATTATTTTGAAACATGGATTTTCAGAGGTGGTGAGCAGctctggctgggagctcagcatGGCTGAAAAATCACATCCAATGTGACtgaaattaggcacccaaaactTGAAGGCCTCAAaattagtggccacttttgaaagcaTCTTAGTACCACACCCAAAGTACATCCTTTGGGTCCTAAATGCTGCCCAGTGGGCGTCCTGTCCTGGTAAATGCAGCATGAGGACAAAGCAGATCAGATGCAGGTTTGAGTACTAGTGCACTCAAATGACAATGCAGCTTCTGTTCACCAGTCTAGGGGATTTGTGCATTTATTGTTGATTGAACCAACTGTGTAAACATATACAAAATGCATGGAGCCCTTGGGCCCCTGGCTAGTTGCCAATGCTGCCCTCACCAAATTACGGCTCCTCTGGACTGAGCTTTAGATGTCGCAACAATTGCACAAAGTCAAGAAAGGTTGAGTCAAGTGAGTATTGGACTGCTTGCTCGGTAATTATACCCATTTATTCAAAAAAACTCCCTGTCCTCTCCATTTTCTATGCCCTTTGGGAAAGCAGTAACTACTATCTTGGGTCTCCCGCTGCTTAAAATCTTCTTAATACAGTGCACGGCGCTATTAATATGGGCCTCTGATTGAGAAACCCAGTTTAAAATGTCTTGTTTAAAGACTGGTGTGACAATTTTAAATGCTgaacacttattttaaaatgaaatgatgcTGTCCAGCACTCAAAAGATGCAAGCAGCGAATTTCTTGGGGGATTATTCATAATTTTGCTCACTGTCAATATATTTCTAGACAGCTGGTAACGCTGATTTGCCATGTTCAAGAATCCTTCTTCGAAGGGGTGTAAGACCATGGCTTTTAGCTCTTCATATTGATTTTGCTGCCTTGGAGTTTATTTGAAGGTATTCTAAACCAAATAACACTCCTGCCCTTTTAATATACTCCTAGGAAATTATTATTGGTGACTTAGATTTTGTGTCCAGATTATTACTGTCAGTCCGCTTGCCTGTACATTTGTGTTGTAAGTAAATAGATCACTTATTCAGGTGGCTGAGTGATGATTATTGTACCTTAGAAAAGCTTGATAGTGAAAGCATGTCAAGGCACACCTGTACATTGAGACTGTACTTTGTCTTTGCTAGACGTTTAATTTACTGATCATTTCCATTTCACTGAGACAAGAGAGGAAGGCGGAGAAACAAGGTGTTAAATAACACATCACTGGCAAAAGGCCCATGAGCATCTGGTTTTCCAACTCTAGTTAATTTGATGAATACGGTGGAACATGAATGTTGGCATCCCCCTTGGAGTAACAGACGGTTTATGCACTTGAGAAGAGACATTGGATTATGAAGGTGGGTTAGATGGCGGGAGGGTGGGGCAGCTTTCCCTGCAGAGGGGTGTAAATCCAAATAAACCTGCCATTGCTAAAGATTGGTCATTCCCAAGGTTTTATTTGGTTTTGGAGTAGCCAGTGTGTGACAATGGTCTCAAAGTACCATTATGGCATCCAGGGATTGCCAGGTCATGTGGAAAACTTGCCTCTTTTTCCTTGGCCAAACCACCCTTACCAAGCGAGCGGGTGATGTAGGCATCATTATCCTACCTCTAAGCCACTGGAGGATCCTCCCGTGACTCTAAGGCTGCTTTGAATTGTTGGAGCAAAGTGGTCTCGTTGCAGCTGAGGATCAGAGTCACTGAGGAGAATTCTACTCCATCTTTATTAGAAGGCCTATATAGTAACACCCATTAAGGAGATGACCTTCAAGGTCTTTTGACTGGTCACTTACAACAGGTTTCAGTGGATTGAATCAGTCAGAGTGGCTCAAAGGACTTAAATAAGAGACTTCtaaatttttttaaagccacGGTGCAGTCAGTCGTACTTAAAAGTCCACACTGGGAACTTAATCGACACCTCAGAGACAGCAATGATGTCATATCTGCTCCTCCACATACACTTGCTTGCCACATTCAATGAGTGAATAACATCAGAATAAAAAACGGTTTACATGTTTTTCACTAAAACCTTTGTACAAACTGACACATGCACGGTTGGCTACACTGCAGAGTTATCCTGGGAATAGGTTGGAGCACGCAAGTTAGTCTAGCCTGGGTGGGAGCATTCCCAGAGCAAAGCCCTACCCACTGCATCTGTACTCCCTTATGTGTGTCTGGGGGCAGAATCCATGATTCTTTGTGCTGAGATGCTCTAGGATCCTTTCACAGTTTTGTCAATTGCGGGAGAACTTGCCTGTCCtctggggaagagagaaggggaattgtgggaaggacATAAAGGACTATACGAGTCGCATCCTTACTGCAAAATGGGCAAGTTCCAGCCAGAGCTAAAGCACTACTTGGGCTACAACTCCTACCCCCAGCCATGCAAGCAAGCATGGGTTCAAAGTGCAAAATAAGCACATGCTTGATGGTTTTGTGTATGAATGGGCTTGGGAGCACAGGCTAaagctacagtgtagacatacccttagagaggaAAGACTGGGGCTAAAACATTGGTCTGAGACTCAAgagttcctggctctaccacaggcTTGTGTGATCTTGGTTAAGGATCATAATACTTCCTCTCACCCACCCTTAGAGTGTCTTATGTGTTTAGATAATGAGCTGTTTGGAGCAGTTACTGTCTCGTAGTGCACACTGCCTAGCACTAGTGGGCCCCAACCCCAGCTGGTGGCTCTAGAAAGTACTGaaagacaaataataaataacacccCGTTCcatctattaaaataataaaggctTCCCCTACATTAAATCCTTGAAAAACAGTAAGAACACTTAGCACTTGATATAGAGTGCTATGCAAACAATATACAGCATATACCATGTAAACAgacttaaaacctctctcttgTTATCTGGCTTTAATATTTGAACTCCCCAAGAGTCATGGTTCTGATCCCAGCGGGACTGACTCACCCATTTGTCCTTCTGATCTTAGTGAATGGAGTACCATGCTGCTATTattaaaaatcccatggcacttttcacaGCTCTGGTGTCCTTTATCAGCATTTCCCTTCCTCTGTTGTGCAGCTGACCACAGCCCTTCATCCCAGCTATGGCTGCATCGGGTTGCAAGTACGTAGCTTGAAAGGCGCTTCAGGATCCTTCCGGAGGAGACCCACTTTTGTTTGTTCCTACAACACTATAGGCAAACAGTGTTTTACAGACATACGGGCCTGTTCCCTACCCCAAAGAACCTTGATCTGTTACAAAGCCAGCATCTGGGAATACAGGCCACAAACTTGATACTGGACACAGCCACAGAGCTGTTCTGTAATCTCCCTGCACACAGTGAACCAACACATGCCAGGATACCCTATCCTGTTAAACACAGTGCAGCATAAAAACAGGGGTAACTCTAGTGAAGTAAAATGCTGTAGAGATTTTTTGACGGATTCCTGTAACTTTTTTCTTCCCCGTCACCCTCTCTACAGGTGTCTTGAGAAGCAATGGCCACAGTAGCACCATCTGAATGCAACACCACTTTGGGCACTGCAGAAGCTTTCATTTGGCGGTCAAACACCATCAATATGCATGTCACCCGGCCGAAATCTGCCAAGGGACGCACGAGATCAAGCTTGAATTACTCCCATAGTGTGGAGGCCTATTCTTATAGAGTGCCATCCTCCCCTCAGCCAGCAGCTCCCTATGAAGCAGCAAGCAATCAAAGAGCATCTACCAAACCATCTTGCCAGCCAGGGCAGGTGTCTCCTGATGAAATCCCAGAGCTCCTCCAGCAAGTGCCCTTGAGGACCTCCTCTTCCCTAAATAAGTACAGAGTGCTCCCGTCCATCAGCAGGAAGGGTGCTGTGGAAACCGTGATCGAACAGACCAAGAAACTGAAAATGAGTAGTAGACAGGAGGAGCAGCAACCATCC
This window harbors:
- the UBXN10 gene encoding UBX domain-containing protein 10, which produces MATVAPSECNTTLGTAEAFIWRSNTINMHVTRPKSAKGRTRSSLNYSHSVEAYSYRVPSSPQPAAPYEAASNQRASTKPSCQPGQVSPDEIPELLQQVPLRTSSSLNKYRVLPSISRKGAVETVIEQTKKLKMSSRQEEQQPSKALPREGKSTGVMTENEGARGECSKVQPPISEKKPLRKTREESSSSSVLNLEEPLKKEPRLLLAVRSPSGQRFEHHFRPTDSLQTVLAVAEQKNTTKYKRCSVETMEVPRRSFPDLTKSLQECGIPHKSVLCILQEEQEGDL